One window from the genome of Garra rufa chromosome 1, GarRuf1.0, whole genome shotgun sequence encodes:
- the rdh8a gene encoding retinol dehydrogenase 8a produces the protein MASGGEQKVVLITGCSSGIGLRIAVLLARDEQKRYHVIATMRDLRKKDRLVEAAGDTYGKTLTLLSLDICSDDSVRQCIDSVKDRHIDILINNAGVGLLGPVESISMDDMKKVFETNFFGTVRMIKEVMPDMKKRRAGHIIVMSSVMGLQGVVFNDVYTASKFAIEGFCESMAVQLLKFNVKLSLIEPGPVHTEFETKMMEDVAKMEYPGADADTVRYFKDVYIPSSIDIFEALGQTPDDIAKCTKKVIESSRPRFRNLTNSLYTPIVAMKYADETGGLSVHTFYNLLFNFGSLMHITMSILKCLTCSCLRRRTISPD, from the exons ATGGCGAGTGGCGGCGAGCAGAAAGTGGTGCTGATCACCGGCTGCTCCTCTGGGATCGGACTGCGGATCGCCGTGCTGCTGGCCAGAGACGAACAGAAGCGTTACCATG TTATTGCCACTATGAGAGACCTGAGAAAGAAGGACCGGCTGGTGGAAGCGGCGGGTGACACATATGGAAAGACCTTGACACTGCTGTCTCTGGATATATGCAGTGATGACTCAGTCAGGCAGTGTATTGACAGTGTCAAGGACCGCCACATCGACATTCTCA TTAATAATGCAGGCGTGGGTTTGCTGGGCCCTGTGGAGAGCATCAGCATGGATGACATGAAGAAAGTGTTTGAGACCAACTTCTTCGGAACTGTGCGCATGATAAAAGAGGTCATGCCGGACATGAAGAAGCGACGAGCCGGCCACATTATTGTCATGAGCAGCGTAATGGGCCTGCAGG GTGTGGTATTCAATGATGTCTACACGGCCTCTAAGTTCGCCATAGAGGGCTTCTGTGAGAGTATGGCTGTGCAGCTGCTGAAGTTTAATGTCAA ACTATCTCTGATTGAGCCAGGCCCAGTACATACAGAGTTTGAAACAAAGATGATGGAAGATGTGGCCAAGATGGAATATCCTGGAGCAGATGCAGACACAGTCAGATACTTCAAGGATGTGTACATACCATCATCCATCGATATCTTTGAGGCATTAGGACAAACCCCTGATGACATTGCTAAA TGCACCAAGAAAGTGATTGAATCTAGCCGACCCCGATTCCGGAATCTGACCAACAGCCTCTACACACCCATTGTGGCCATGAAATACGCGGACGAGACTGGAGGACTCTCAGTGCACACTTTCTACAACCTGCTATTTAACTTCGGCTCACTTATGCACATTACAATGAGCATCCTCAAATGCCTGACATGCAGCTGCCTGCGCAGACGCACCATTTCTCCTGACTGA